In one Capricornis sumatraensis isolate serow.1 chromosome 1, serow.2, whole genome shotgun sequence genomic region, the following are encoded:
- the NFKBIZ gene encoding NF-kappa-B inhibitor zeta, producing the protein MIVDKLLDDSRGGEGLLDAAGDCGLMTSPLNLAYFYGASPPAAAPGACDGGCSASGPSAPGSPGSDSSDFSSASSVSSCGAVESRPRGGARAERLQVEPHMGVVRQQRGPFQGVRVKNSVKELLLHIRSHKQKASGQAVDDFKTQGVNREQFTELKNTVSYSGKRKGSDSLSDGPACKRSALLHTQFLTPPQTPTPTESMEDVHHNESKQDSCADLLQNIINIKNECSPVSLNTVQVSWMSPGEAPQGSPHEQCQDLHRGQVFSPPQKYQPFQVSSSPHMMDQASMYQYSSQNQSVQPPPQHYTHSPALEYSPYSRTSQSPSYEPHLFGGEPQFCPDQSFASLLSDPRESENIAVPPQTAPSVQQQIDTHLQNFNLMPPDACEALARPDTGSTPLSTPLPFPNLGGNPMNTTQLGKSFFQWQVEQEENKLANISQDQFLSKDADGDTFLHIAVAQGRRALSYVLARKMNALHMLDIKEHNGQSAFQVAVAANQHLIVQDLVTLGAQVNTTDCWGRTPLHVCAEKGHSQVLQAIQKGAAGSNQFVDLEATNYDGLTPLHCAVLAHNAVVHELQRNQQPHSPEVQELLLKNKSLVDTIKCLIQMGATVEAKDRKSGRTALHLAAEEANLELIRLFLELPSCLSFVNAKAYNGNTALHVAASLQYRVTQLDAVRLLMRKGADPSTRNLENEQPVHLVPDGPVGEQIRRILKGKSIQQRAPPY; encoded by the exons ATGATCGTGGACAAGCTGCTGGACGATAGCCGCGGCGGAGAGGGGCTGCTGGACGCGGCCGGCGACTGCGGCCTCATGACCAGCCCGCTCAACCTGGCCTACTTCTATGGCGCGTCGCCGCCTGCCGCCGCCCCCGGCGCCTGCGACGGGGGCTGCTCGGCGTCTGGGCCCTCGGCGCCAGGCTCGCCCGGCTCTGACTCCTCCGACTTCTCCTCCGCCTCGTCCGTGTCCTCCTGCGGGGCGGTCGAGTCCCGGCCGAGAGGCGGCGCCCGTGCTGAGCGGCTGCAAG TTGAGCCCCATATGGGGGTTGTAAGGCAGCAGAGAGGACCCTTTCAAGGTGTTCGTGTGAAGAACTCGGTGAAGGAACTCCTACTGCACATCCGAAGTCATAAACAGAAGGCTTCCGGACAAGCTGTCGATGATTTTAAG ACACAAGGTGTGAACAGAGAGCAATTCACAG AATTGAAGAATACAGTATCATATAGTGGGAAAAGGAAAGGCTCTGATTCATTGTCTGATGGACCAGCTTGCAAAAGATCAGCTTTGTTACATACCCAGTTTTTG acaCCGCCTCAAACACCCACACCCACGGAGAGCATGGAAGATGTCCATCACAATGAATCCAAACAGGACAGCTGTGCCGATCTGCTTCAGAACATTATCAACATTAAGAATGAATGCAGCCCGGTTTCTCTGAACACTGTCCAAGTTAGCTGGATGAGCCCTGGGGAGGCCCCTCAGGGCTCCCCCCATGAGCAGTGTCAGGACCTCCACAGAGGGCAGGTCTTCTCTCCACCTCAGAAATACCAGCCCTTCCAAGTCAGCAGCTCCCCACACATGATGGATCAGGCTTCCATGTACCAGTATTCATCACAGAATCAGAGCGTGCAGCCGCCGCCACAGCACTACACCCACAGTCCAGCCCTGGAGTACAGCCCTTATTCCAGAACTTCCCAGTCCCCCAGCTATGAGCCACACTTGTTTGGTGGAGAACCACAGTTCTGCCCAGACCAGAGTTTTGCATCCCTTTTAAGTGATCCCCGGGAATCTGAGAATATTGCTGTTCCCCCTCAGACTGCTCCCAGCGTTCAGCAGCAAATTGACACCCATCTACAGAACTTCAACCTGATGCCACCAGATGCCTGTGAGGCCCTGGCAAGGCCAGATACAGGCTCTACCCCTTTAAGCACGCCGCTGCCCTTCCCGAACCTTGGCGGAAATCCAATGAACACCACACAGTTAGGGAAATCATTTTTTCAGTGGCAAGTAGAGCAGGAAGAAAACAAATTGGCAAATATCTCCCAAGACCAGTTTCTTTCAAAGGATGCAGATGGTGACAC GTTCCTGCATATTGCTGTTGCCCAAGGGAGAAGGGCACTTTCCTATGTCCTTGCAAGAAAGATGAATGCGCTTCACATGCTAGATATTAAAGAGCACAATGGACAG AGTGCCTTCCAGGTGGCCGTGGCTGCCAATCAGCACCTCATCGTGCAGGATCTAGTGACCCTCGGGGCCCAGGTGAACACCACTGACTGCTGGGGAAGAACGCCCCTGCATGTGTGTGCAGAGAAGGGCCACTCCCAGGTGCTTCAG GCAATTCAGAAGGGAGCAGCAGGGAGCAACCAGTTTGTGGACCTGGAGGCAACTAACTATGATG GCCTGACCCCTCTACACTGTGCAGTCTTGGCCCACAATGCTGTGGTGCACGAACTCCAGAGAAATCAACAGCCCCATTCACCTGAAGTTCAGGAGCTTTTACTGAAGAATAAAAGTCTAGTTGATACAATTAAGTGTCTGATTCAAATGGGAGCAACAGTGGAAGCTAAG GATCGTAAAAGTGGCCGCACAGCCCTGCATCTGGCAGCAGAAGAAGCAAACCTGGAACTCATTCGCCTCTTTTTGGAACTGCCCAGTTGCCTGTCTTTTGTGAATGCAAAG GCGTACAATGGAAACACCGCCCTCCATGTTGCTGCCAGCCTGCAATATCGGGTGACGCAGTTGGATGCAGTCCGCCTGTTGATGAGGAAGGGAGCAGACCCAAGTACTCGGAACTTGGAGAACGAACAGCCAGTGCATTTGGTTCCTGATGGGCCTGTGGGAGAGCAG ATCCGACGTATCCTGAAGGGAAAGTCCATTCAGCAGAGAGCTCCACCGTATTAG